ggtgcggttattagctaaaacctcaccactaaccgcaaatgcggttaatccattttcaaaaccgtttggtgcggttatttttgcggtgcggttagacggttatttttgcggtgcggttttattttttttgtgttgcggttattaaccgtaTGGATTTGatgtggtttttaaccacagtttagagctctaacggttttaagagttcaaacatattatttgtaaaaataaaaaaccataaggtataagaaaataaacttaaatcacaaacaactaatatcttaaaaacgtcaaatcaatagtaattaacaatacaTATCTTCAAATTGTCTAATTTCACTATTTTTCAAAGATAGacataataaaaaaaaccaacacttttgtcTGTTAGTATTTATTCATCTTTCATCCATGAACctatcttatttttaatatttgatatattaataattaataaaaaatgtataaatatatgcGGTACGGTGTGGTTTTTTTTACAgtttttttaaaactaataaccgcaccgtaCCGCAAGTTTGCGGTTTTTGGAAAACTGAAAACCTCACCaacggtttttattgcggttgcggtttttgcggttaattttagttgcggtaTGGTTTTTGTTCACCCCTACAAGTTAGCATAAGATAAAGATGAAACATCATCACAAAAGTACTTTGATGTTACATCATTCAATTGACTAGAATTAAACATTACTAGACAAATAAATTCCGAAGTTTCACATAAAAAACACCAACCAAACATAAGATGAAGATGAAACATAAATATGACAACGGTGAAATACCTTGCATCACAATAGTACTTTGATGTACATGATTTAATTGCCTAGTATTAAACCTTACTAAGCAAATAAATTCCAAAGTTTCATATAAAAACACCAAACAAGCATAAGATAAAGATCAAACACCAATATGGCAATGCTAAAATACCTTGTATCACAATAGTACTTTAATGTACATCATTTAATTGACTTGTGTTCACAAAAGCACTAACACATCAATATTTTACATATctttaaacaaatcaaataatacaaatgtcACGCAATAAATACTATCAAAAATACATCTCCTCAAAgaagaaatatattttaaatattatttaccaTATCTATTATATTCCGAAATTAATATTTTAACGACAAAATATAGTTccgtaaaaaaaatttaataaactTTTTTGACGAATAGGTTTCTCAAATTGAACATATTAGTGCCACGTAGACCTTCACCGTCGGGTTGAACGACGGCGGCGCGTGTTTCATTACCGGTGTTTCCCACGGCAAATCGTAGAGTTTTTTCTACTTGAATTTCGTCACTCCGACAACTGAAATGGTGGCGATAACCGATACATGACTGGACGTTAAGATTCAACACCAACCCCTTTCCTCCGACGCCGGAGACGGCAGCCGTCGCATCTCCGCCGGTTGTAGATTTTTTGCTCCGACGAGTGTCGGGTTTTTCCTTTTTGAGAACAACCTTCTCAGCAGCATTCCTGACCACGTTGTCGTGTAAATTCCGACCAGATCCGACTCTGTTAATTTGCCAAACTGGGCTGCTCCTACCTACATGAACCCCACCACGGATTGGGCTGTTTGGCCACTTCCTAGACTTCGATTCTCCGGCGGAGTTGCTCCTCGAGCACGGCGCACTACTGACTTTCCGGGTGCCAGCGATTGGTGGCCGTGGCCTATTCCCGCCGTTCCCAGCTGATTTACTCCTTGAAAAAGGCCATAGATTTATATTCAGCTCCGCTATGCTAATCCCGCCACCACCTCCGAAGCCGGAAACACCTTTCTTTTTCTTATCTTTCTCTTTATTCTCTGAGTTTTTCTTGAAAATGTCTTTCCATCGTTTCGACGCTGTTAATGTCGATGTCGGCTCGGATGCAGCTCCAGAAACGGGGCTAACGACGGTGGCTATACTCGCAGAGTCAGGAGGCTCGTCGGAGTTGCGGGCATTGAGTAACTGAAGAGGAACAAGAACACCGCCAGAAAACAATTCGTCGGCAGAATGAAGGAAGGTTTGGGGGCAAGAGGGGTTTCTGACCATCCAAAACTCGAATTCCGGCGAATTAGTTTCACTGCTTCTTCTTCCGCTGCTACTCGTGGAAAGAACTGTGGGATTTTCCATTTCACAGAGAAATTTGAAGATTGGAAAATTTGAAGATGGAAATTGTGTTCAGAGTATTGAAGGTGGATATGACAGTGACCCTACAcgtacgtgtatatatatatatatatatatatatatatatatatatatatatatatatatatatatatatatatatatatatatatatatatatatatatatatatatatatatatatatatatatatatatatatatgatcaaatgagaacaccaaaaaaaGGTTAAAGAATGCGATaacaaagtatattcatttgtgatttcatgtattcatttatgaagaaatgataaatttttacgcctttaggctatgtttggcgcactagctgaaaagctagttgtTGGCTGAAAAGCTAACtgatagctgaaaaactagctgttaaataaaaaaaaatagctgatagctgaaaagctagctgataaaaaataatgtttggtaaaactagcgaAAAGATATAAAATTACAGAAAATGACATTTAAAAATTGTTTTCCTATAATTAATTAAGAGGTATATttgaaaaattctaaaaaaactcctaaaaagctagtctaactagctttttaaaaagctagctTAAAAACTATTTTTTGGCTTGGCAAACATGACAACATataaaaactcgaaaaataagtTTGCTTATTAACTAGCTGTGGCGCGTTTATTTTTATCATTTGTCCACAAATGAATATatggaatcacaaatgaatatacttgttctcgcgttctcaatattttaggtgttctcatttaatatatatatatatatatatatatatatatatatatatatatatatatatatatatatatatatatatatatatatatatatatatatatatatatatatatatatatatatatatatatatatatatatatatatatatatatatatatatatatatatatacacacgagtAGTAGTCTAGGGTTgtgtggaggtggaggtggatgCATTGTATTTGCAAATACGTTTATGGTccataaaaagaaaaaagaaatatgGATCACCTCGACCATGTAAAAAATCTAAGAAAGATCTAAAAGAAACTTCGGAAAA
The genomic region above belongs to Lactuca sativa cultivar Salinas chromosome 4, Lsat_Salinas_v11, whole genome shotgun sequence and contains:
- the LOC111907874 gene encoding uncharacterized protein LOC111907874, coding for MENPTVLSTSSSGRRSSETNSPEFEFWMVRNPSCPQTFLHSADELFSGGVLVPLQLLNARNSDEPPDSASIATVVSPVSGAASEPTSTLTASKRWKDIFKKNSENKEKDKKKKGVSGFGGGGGISIAELNINLWPFSRSKSAGNGGNRPRPPIAGTRKVSSAPCSRSNSAGESKSRKWPNSPIRGGVHVGRSSPVWQINRVGSGRNLHDNVVRNAAEKVVLKKEKPDTRRSKKSTTGGDATAAVSGVGGKGLVLNLNVQSCIGYRHHFSCRSDEIQVEKTLRFAVGNTGNETRAAVVQPDGEGLRGTNMFNLRNLFVKKVY